One genomic window of Actinomycetota bacterium includes the following:
- a CDS encoding transcriptional regulator has translation MKFPGEAAERVARSLLDQGPATPTQLAQRLALSSAAIRKSLAALASDGLVNGAERAPYGPTPERRRGRPSQIFSLTSSGHAALSQEYDGLAIEALRFIALEQGRAGVSKFARGRADKLIADIGPGGQEPVAVLELLAQTLTDAGYAASIEHTSDGGHSVQLCQHHCPVVDASAEFPELCEAETQALSEALGLHVTRLATLAKGDGVCTTVVPLVQRKALA, from the coding sequence GTGAAATTCCCCGGAGAGGCCGCGGAGCGCGTAGCTCGCAGTCTGCTCGACCAGGGGCCGGCAACTCCGACCCAACTGGCCCAGCGGCTCGCACTCAGTTCTGCCGCAATACGCAAGTCACTTGCTGCCCTTGCTTCGGACGGACTCGTGAACGGTGCAGAGCGGGCGCCATATGGCCCAACTCCTGAGCGCCGTCGCGGACGTCCCAGTCAGATTTTCAGTCTGACTTCTAGTGGACATGCTGCGTTGAGTCAGGAATATGACGGATTGGCAATCGAAGCCCTTCGCTTCATCGCGCTGGAGCAAGGCCGTGCTGGAGTGTCGAAGTTTGCACGAGGCCGAGCCGACAAGTTGATCGCGGACATCGGTCCCGGCGGGCAAGAGCCAGTCGCAGTTCTTGAACTCCTTGCCCAAACCCTGACCGATGCTGGTTATGCAGCGTCCATCGAGCACACCAGCGATGGCGGTCACTCTGTGCAGCTGTGTCAGCACCACTGCCCAGTCGTCGATGCGTCGGCCGAATTTCCAGAACTTTGCGAAGCAGAAACTCAAGCCTTGAGCGAAGCCCTTGGCTTACACGTCACTCGTTTGGCCACCTTGGCCAAGGGCGATGGCGTGTGCACAACCGTGGTTCCACTCGTCCAGCGAAAGGCACTCGCATGA
- a CDS encoding SufD family Fe-S cluster assembly protein yields the protein MSAVTTPPLDLSPRVHSFNALEFNAPTGREEEWRFSPVQGLRKFFVVDEQAGSVMGSGSPALTVIPNADIPTRAIPSDLPSAIARTAVKQGNLIEIPAEAQWTEPIVIDLTSSGALAYQHVEIVAGPFSTATVVLRQILTGDVNGTIAATVGDGAQLTVITILEGELTPAYAMHMPVFVGRDASYVGAMAALAGGAVRINSTVEYLSTGGRAELLGAFLAESGQHIEQRVFVHHDQPHCTSDVLYKGALMSPGARSAWIGDVLVRKQAIGTDTHQVNRNLLLSEGSRADSVPNLELETGEIVRAGHASATGRFDDEQLFYLQSRGLPLELARQLVVRGFFAEVLSRIGNVVWRETLLAQISNRLGIESPDGDHE from the coding sequence ATGAGCGCAGTCACCACACCACCCCTGGATCTCTCTCCTCGGGTGCACTCCTTCAACGCCCTTGAGTTCAACGCGCCTACTGGTCGCGAGGAGGAATGGCGCTTTTCACCAGTCCAAGGTCTTCGCAAATTCTTTGTTGTCGACGAACAGGCCGGCAGCGTCATGGGCTCGGGATCGCCAGCATTGACTGTCATCCCGAATGCAGATATCCCTACTCGCGCGATTCCGTCTGATTTGCCCTCGGCAATCGCACGAACCGCTGTGAAGCAAGGCAATCTCATCGAGATTCCAGCTGAGGCTCAGTGGACCGAACCGATTGTCATTGATCTGACTTCGAGCGGAGCACTGGCCTACCAGCACGTGGAGATTGTCGCGGGGCCATTCAGCACAGCAACAGTCGTACTGCGCCAAATACTGACTGGTGATGTCAACGGAACCATCGCGGCAACTGTGGGTGATGGTGCACAGCTCACAGTCATCACGATTCTTGAAGGCGAGCTCACGCCTGCTTACGCAATGCACATGCCCGTGTTCGTCGGACGTGATGCGAGCTATGTCGGCGCGATGGCCGCGCTCGCTGGTGGCGCCGTGCGCATCAACTCCACAGTTGAGTACCTCTCGACTGGGGGTCGGGCTGAACTCTTGGGAGCCTTCCTCGCAGAGTCCGGTCAGCACATTGAGCAGCGCGTGTTTGTTCACCACGATCAGCCACATTGCACCAGCGACGTGCTCTACAAGGGCGCGTTAATGAGTCCCGGCGCACGCAGTGCCTGGATTGGCGATGTTCTGGTGCGCAAGCAGGCGATCGGAACAGACACCCACCAGGTCAACCGCAATCTGCTGCTCTCCGAAGGTTCGCGCGCAGACTCTGTCCCAAACCTTGAACTGGAAACCGGCGAAATCGTCAGAGCCGGACATGCCAGTGCCACGGGACGTTTCGACGATGAGCAGTTGTTCTACTTGCAGTCTCGTGGACTGCCGCTGGAACTGGCGCGGCAATTGGTCGTGCGCGGCTTCTTCGCTGAAGTCCTGAGCCGAATTGGCAACGTTGTCTGGCGGGAGACCTTGCTTGCCCAAATCTCTAATCGTCTCGGCATCGAATCACCGGATGGCGACCATGAGTGA
- a CDS encoding ABC-F family ATP-binding cassette domain-containing protein, translated as MIVATDIELRAGAQLLLGPASFRIGRGDRVGLVGRNGAGKTTLTKALAGETLPAQGAVHATGSVGYLPQDPRSGDPLELARDRILSARGLQDVLRRMHETSMQMDTTDPDERDRIVARYARAEAEFEGLGGYAVESQAATIAASVGLDDRILGQPLGTLSGGQRRRVELARILFSGAEVLLLDEPTNHLDADSIRWLRKFLSNYDGGFIVISHDTDLLSDTVNRVWHLDANRREIDIYTMGWEAYQTARETDERRRKRERRNAEQQAETLKFQANRMRAKASKATAAQNMLRRAEALLEGVEGARVSDKVAKLRFPTPKPCGRVPLTAQGLSRSYGSLEVFTDVDLAIDRGSRVVILGLNGAGKTTLLRILAQVDVPNTGEVRPGHGAVIGYYAQEHETLDPTATVLEMMKRNSPDLDDTRQRTVLGSFLFSGDDVDKPTAVLSGGEKTRLALACLVVSGANVLLLDEPTNNLDPASREEVLTALRSFEGAVVLVTHDPGAVFALDPERVLLLPDGDEDHWNADYADLVELA; from the coding sequence ATGATTGTTGCTACCGATATTGAATTGCGGGCAGGTGCGCAACTGTTGCTCGGGCCGGCCAGTTTTCGCATTGGTCGAGGTGACCGCGTTGGTCTTGTAGGCCGAAACGGGGCCGGTAAGACGACGTTGACCAAGGCCCTGGCAGGGGAGACCCTGCCTGCACAGGGCGCGGTTCATGCAACCGGCAGCGTCGGATACCTGCCGCAGGATCCGAGGTCTGGTGATCCGCTCGAATTGGCTAGGGATCGCATTCTCAGTGCTCGAGGTCTGCAGGATGTGCTGCGCAGGATGCATGAGACGTCCATGCAGATGGACACCACGGATCCTGATGAACGCGATCGCATCGTGGCTCGCTACGCGCGCGCCGAGGCCGAATTTGAAGGCTTGGGAGGCTATGCGGTCGAGTCACAGGCAGCGACAATTGCGGCCTCAGTCGGGCTGGATGATCGAATCCTGGGGCAGCCGCTGGGCACTCTTTCTGGTGGGCAGCGGCGGCGGGTGGAGTTAGCGCGCATTTTGTTCAGCGGCGCCGAAGTACTGCTACTCGATGAGCCGACGAACCACTTGGATGCCGATTCCATTCGCTGGCTGCGCAAGTTCCTGTCGAACTATGACGGCGGCTTCATTGTGATCAGCCACGACACCGATCTCCTGTCCGACACCGTCAATCGGGTCTGGCATCTGGATGCCAATCGGCGTGAGATTGACATCTACACAATGGGCTGGGAGGCCTATCAGACTGCCCGCGAGACAGATGAGCGCCGCCGCAAGCGCGAGCGTCGCAATGCCGAGCAGCAGGCTGAGACTTTGAAATTCCAAGCCAACCGGATGCGCGCCAAGGCGTCCAAGGCCACTGCAGCACAGAACATGCTGCGCCGCGCTGAGGCCCTGCTCGAGGGAGTTGAAGGCGCCCGGGTGTCCGACAAGGTCGCCAAGCTGCGGTTCCCGACACCCAAGCCCTGCGGGCGCGTTCCCCTTACCGCCCAAGGGCTCTCGCGCAGTTATGGATCACTTGAGGTCTTCACCGACGTCGACCTAGCCATCGACCGCGGCTCGCGGGTGGTCATTCTTGGGCTGAATGGTGCCGGAAAGACAACTCTGCTCCGCATTCTGGCTCAAGTGGATGTACCGAACACTGGTGAAGTCCGGCCAGGGCATGGTGCTGTCATCGGCTACTACGCCCAGGAGCACGAGACTTTGGATCCCACGGCCACGGTGCTTGAAATGATGAAGCGCAATTCGCCGGATCTGGACGACACCAGGCAGCGCACGGTGTTGGGATCCTTCCTTTTCAGTGGTGATGATGTCGACAAGCCCACTGCTGTGCTTTCCGGTGGCGAGAAGACTCGGCTGGCTTTGGCCTGCTTGGTGGTTTCGGGTGCCAATGTTCTGCTGCTAGATGAACCCACGAACAACCTTGATCCAGCAAGTCGGGAAGAAGTCCTCACTGCATTACGTTCGTTCGAGGGGGCGGTGGTGCTTGTCACGCATGATCCAGGTGCAGTGTTCGCACTGGATCCTGAACGAGTGCTGCTGCTGCCCGATGGCGATGAGGACCACTGGAATGCCGACTACGCGGACCTCGTCGAACTTGCGTAG
- a CDS encoding ABC transporter ATP-binding protein: MPVVEISDLVVTYQELRAVDGLNFSAESGQITAILGPNGAGKSSTIEVACNLRRPDSGQVRLFGLPPSSAEVRPRMGVMLQSGGLYPTARPLEWLQYLAKLYPQTGDPSTLLADVGIDPSTRTQTRRLSGGEQQRVKLAAALLGRPELLFLDEPTAGLDALARRNLLELLKQRRSAGAAIVLTTHMLPDVEDLADAITVMSQGKVAMQGTLAELTGTQSALSFGGPLGLDCHGLAQMLPANYEVRETQPGRYVVSGTPTPDIMARITAWSAKQGVMVTELGIGDRTLEQLLIDTSTAETR; this comes from the coding sequence GTGCCAGTGGTCGAAATCTCCGATCTCGTCGTGACATACCAAGAGCTTCGGGCAGTTGACGGACTGAATTTCTCTGCAGAATCCGGACAGATCACTGCAATTTTGGGGCCTAATGGTGCCGGGAAATCCAGCACCATCGAGGTCGCATGCAATTTGCGACGCCCCGATTCAGGTCAGGTTCGCCTCTTCGGCTTGCCGCCATCGTCCGCTGAAGTGCGCCCGCGGATGGGCGTCATGCTGCAATCGGGTGGGCTCTACCCCACGGCGCGACCCTTGGAATGGCTGCAGTACCTCGCAAAGCTCTATCCACAGACGGGCGATCCCAGCACTTTGCTTGCTGACGTCGGCATCGATCCATCCACGCGCACCCAAACGCGCCGCCTCTCCGGGGGTGAGCAACAGCGAGTCAAGCTCGCCGCAGCGCTACTTGGCCGTCCAGAGTTGCTCTTCCTGGATGAGCCCACCGCCGGACTCGATGCACTCGCGCGCCGCAATTTGCTCGAGCTGCTCAAGCAGCGACGCAGCGCAGGTGCAGCAATCGTGCTGACGACCCACATGCTTCCCGATGTCGAGGATCTAGCTGATGCGATCACTGTGATGTCTCAAGGCAAGGTTGCGATGCAGGGCACGCTCGCAGAACTGACAGGCACCCAGAGCGCGTTGTCCTTCGGCGGTCCCTTGGGTCTTGACTGTCATGGTCTTGCCCAAATGCTTCCCGCCAATTACGAAGTGCGTGAAACTCAACCCGGAAGGTACGTTGTCTCCGGAACGCCTACGCCAGACATCATGGCGCGCATCACCGCATGGAGTGCGAAACAGGGCGTAATGGTCACTGAACTGGGCATTGGTGATCGGACTCTCGAACAACTCCTGATCGATACCTCAACGGCAGAGACTCGATGA
- a CDS encoding COX15/CtaA family protein, producing the protein MGAVIDQSVSAKSGSRARGIYIANLVAQGAIIVTGATVRLTGSGLGCPTWPQCVSGSYIPVARQEQEWHKYVEFGNRSLTFVLGLLAIAALVAAFLDQRSRVSRGGPKRGILLLLAAIPILGTVAQAILGGITVLTGLNPVTVSLHFLLSMGLVAGLVALVVRANDEGDGPITLLVRHEIRVLTWVLVAVTGVVVVLGTLVTGSGPHSGDAKAENRFTLDPRTISWIHADVVLLFIGLLAGLLFALYLTRAPRRVIMTTWSLVAITVAEASIGYTQYFTGLPVALALVHVTGAALMWIAILIVLASERIRASVTSP; encoded by the coding sequence ATGGGAGCCGTGATCGATCAGTCAGTGTCTGCGAAGTCCGGGTCGAGGGCCCGCGGCATCTACATCGCCAATCTCGTGGCTCAGGGAGCGATCATCGTCACGGGCGCAACGGTGCGTCTGACTGGCTCCGGACTCGGATGTCCCACTTGGCCGCAATGCGTCAGCGGCTCGTACATTCCGGTTGCTCGGCAGGAACAGGAGTGGCATAAGTACGTCGAGTTTGGCAATCGCTCGCTCACATTCGTCCTTGGCTTGCTGGCCATCGCAGCACTTGTCGCTGCGTTCTTGGATCAACGTTCGCGAGTCTCGCGTGGGGGGCCAAAGCGCGGAATACTGCTGCTCTTGGCCGCGATCCCGATCCTTGGCACTGTCGCCCAGGCAATTCTCGGCGGCATCACGGTTCTGACCGGATTAAATCCAGTCACCGTCTCACTGCACTTTCTGCTCTCGATGGGATTGGTCGCGGGCCTTGTCGCTCTGGTGGTTCGCGCCAACGATGAAGGTGACGGCCCCATCACCTTGCTCGTGCGTCACGAGATACGAGTGCTCACTTGGGTGCTCGTCGCGGTGACTGGTGTCGTCGTCGTGCTCGGCACCTTGGTCACCGGCAGCGGTCCGCACAGTGGCGATGCCAAGGCGGAAAATCGGTTCACTCTGGATCCACGGACGATCTCGTGGATCCACGCAGATGTTGTTCTGCTCTTCATCGGGCTCTTGGCGGGACTCTTGTTTGCCCTATATCTCACTCGCGCCCCTCGACGGGTGATCATGACCACCTGGAGCTTGGTAGCGATCACGGTTGCTGAGGCAAGCATTGGCTACACCCAGTACTTCACCGGGCTACCGGTTGCTCTTGCCTTGGTGCACGTGACGGGTGCGGCGCTGATGTGGATCGCAATACTGATTGTGCTCGCCAGCGAGCGCATACGTGCTTCGGTTACTTCGCCCTAG
- a CDS encoding cysteine desulfurase, with product MFDVQAVKADFPILATTVHGGQKLVYLDSGATSQKPLCVLDAERSYYEESNAAVHRGAHALAEAATEAFELARRSIAKFVGAQAHDLVFTKNATEGLNLAAYAFSNATAIAQWDAASVDPRFVLKPGDSVVVTEMEHHSNLVPWQELCRKTGATLRWIPLTEEGRLDLSGLEYIIDETTRVVSVVHQSNILGTVNPVRLIMDRAHEVGAIGVVDACQSIPHMPVNIDEVGADLLAWSGHKMLGPTGIGCLWGTADVLSSMPPFLSGGSMIELVQMDATTFAAPPQRFEAGTPVVAQAVALSAAVRYLDKLGMVNVAAHEHALAGYTLDGLSKLDGVRVIGPTSNVDRGSAISFVVEGLHPHDVGQVLDSRGVAVRVGHHCAWPTCRRFGVPSTTRISPYIYNDESDIDAALEGIVAAQAYFGVK from the coding sequence GTGTTTGACGTGCAGGCCGTCAAGGCAGATTTCCCAATCCTGGCTACCACTGTTCATGGTGGCCAGAAATTGGTGTATCTGGATAGTGGCGCAACCTCGCAGAAGCCTCTGTGCGTTCTGGATGCTGAGCGGTCGTACTACGAAGAGTCCAATGCGGCCGTCCACAGAGGTGCGCATGCTCTGGCCGAGGCCGCAACGGAAGCCTTCGAACTGGCTCGCCGTTCGATCGCGAAATTCGTCGGCGCTCAAGCTCACGATCTTGTCTTCACTAAGAATGCGACCGAGGGCCTGAACCTTGCGGCCTATGCATTCTCAAACGCCACGGCGATTGCCCAATGGGATGCCGCCTCGGTTGACCCGCGATTCGTATTGAAGCCCGGGGATTCTGTCGTCGTCACTGAAATGGAGCACCACTCGAATCTGGTGCCGTGGCAGGAGCTGTGCCGAAAGACTGGCGCCACCCTTCGTTGGATTCCCTTGACGGAGGAGGGTCGCCTCGATTTGAGTGGACTCGAATACATCATCGACGAAACTACGCGCGTCGTCAGCGTGGTGCACCAGTCGAACATCCTTGGCACCGTCAATCCCGTGCGTTTGATCATGGATCGAGCACACGAAGTGGGAGCGATCGGTGTCGTTGACGCTTGCCAGTCCATTCCGCATATGCCCGTGAACATCGATGAGGTCGGCGCAGATCTGCTCGCCTGGAGTGGCCACAAGATGCTCGGCCCTACCGGCATCGGTTGCCTGTGGGGAACCGCTGATGTGCTCAGTTCGATGCCGCCCTTTCTTTCAGGCGGCTCGATGATCGAGCTGGTGCAGATGGACGCCACCACCTTTGCTGCGCCCCCGCAGCGCTTCGAAGCAGGCACGCCCGTTGTCGCTCAGGCAGTAGCGCTGAGTGCTGCCGTGCGATACCTCGACAAACTCGGCATGGTGAATGTTGCGGCGCACGAACATGCATTGGCTGGCTATACACTCGACGGCCTGAGCAAGCTTGATGGCGTTCGTGTCATCGGACCTACCTCCAATGTCGATCGCGGAAGCGCCATCTCCTTCGTGGTCGAAGGCTTACATCCGCATGATGTTGGTCAAGTACTGGATAGCAGAGGAGTGGCTGTCCGTGTTGGTCACCACTGTGCATGGCCCACTTGTCGTCGCTTCGGTGTGCCTTCAACCACGCGCATCTCGCCATACATCTATAACGATGAGTCAGACATTGATGCGGCACTTGAGGGCATCGTGGCCGCACAGGCCTATTTCGGGGTGAAGTGA
- the sufC gene encoding Fe-S cluster assembly ATPase SufC — MSSLVITNLHAQVETDLGPKDILRGVDLTVDSGHTHAVMGPNGSGKSTLAYVIAGHPRYIVTEGSITLDSVDVLSMTVDQRARAGLFLAMQYPVEVPGVSVANFLRTAVTAVRGEAPKLRTWIKELKEAMAAISMDPSFAERNLNEGFSGGEKKRLEILQLSLLRPKIAILDETDSGLDVDALRVVAEGVNRFREETGAGTLLITHYTRILRYIAADVVHVFSDGRIVETGGPELADVLEADGYERFTSVTRSS, encoded by the coding sequence ATGAGCTCACTCGTGATCACCAACCTCCACGCACAGGTGGAGACCGATCTTGGACCCAAGGACATCCTGCGTGGGGTGGATCTGACAGTGGATTCCGGTCACACTCATGCCGTGATGGGCCCCAATGGTTCGGGCAAGTCAACTCTGGCCTATGTCATCGCCGGTCATCCGCGCTACATCGTCACCGAAGGATCCATCACCCTTGACAGTGTCGATGTGCTGTCCATGACCGTTGATCAGCGGGCGCGCGCTGGCCTGTTCCTGGCCATGCAGTACCCGGTCGAGGTGCCGGGAGTCTCGGTGGCCAACTTCCTGCGCACTGCCGTCACCGCTGTTCGCGGAGAAGCCCCAAAGCTGCGTACGTGGATCAAGGAGTTGAAGGAAGCCATGGCGGCTATCTCAATGGATCCTTCCTTCGCTGAGCGCAACCTGAATGAAGGATTCTCCGGCGGTGAGAAGAAGCGCCTCGAAATCTTGCAGTTGAGCTTGCTGCGTCCAAAGATCGCGATCCTCGACGAGACAGATTCTGGACTCGATGTTGATGCTCTGCGCGTCGTTGCCGAAGGCGTCAACAGATTCCGCGAAGAGACTGGCGCGGGCACCTTGTTGATCACTCACTACACGCGCATCCTGCGGTACATCGCTGCCGATGTCGTGCACGTGTTCTCTGACGGTCGCATCGTCGAAACAGGTGGACCGGAACTCGCAGACGTACTCGAAGCCGATGGCTACGAGCGATTCACCTCGGTCACAAGGAGCAGCTGA
- a CDS encoding ABC transporter permease, with protein MNQVTASVRIRAHARWELRLLLRNGEQLLLMFVVPVLLLIALGFSGLSTKSINSAVPTVLAVSIMATCFTSLAIGTGFERRSGALRYLGTTPLTRLDLISGKFLATAALTAMSAAVIVALGLALSWHPVLTGLPSAVLVAILAAAAWVSWAMVLAGVLRAEAVLAIANGLFLLLIMFGGVAVATSQMPGTVGAVIDLLPSAALANGLRESLENGSFPALAVVVLAVWTLVGVVLARRSFRWEP; from the coding sequence ATGAATCAAGTAACTGCGTCCGTGCGAATCCGCGCGCATGCGCGCTGGGAGCTTCGCCTGCTCCTTCGCAACGGAGAACAGCTCTTACTGATGTTTGTGGTGCCAGTACTGCTACTGATTGCTCTTGGCTTCTCAGGCCTTTCGACGAAGAGCATCAACTCTGCAGTTCCCACCGTGCTTGCCGTGAGCATCATGGCCACCTGCTTCACCTCCTTGGCGATCGGCACTGGCTTCGAACGGAGATCAGGTGCCCTTCGCTACTTGGGTACCACTCCCCTCACCAGGCTTGACCTCATCTCAGGAAAGTTCCTGGCGACAGCTGCTCTCACCGCAATGTCAGCTGCCGTCATTGTGGCTTTGGGCTTGGCGCTGTCCTGGCACCCCGTTCTCACCGGATTGCCTTCCGCCGTGCTGGTTGCGATCCTGGCTGCCGCGGCCTGGGTATCATGGGCCATGGTTCTCGCCGGAGTTCTGCGGGCCGAAGCCGTGCTCGCAATTGCCAACGGACTCTTTCTTCTGCTGATCATGTTCGGCGGCGTGGCAGTGGCGACCTCACAGATGCCCGGAACGGTTGGGGCAGTCATTGATCTTCTTCCAAGTGCAGCCTTGGCAAATGGACTGCGTGAGTCTCTGGAAAACGGAAGTTTCCCGGCACTCGCGGTTGTCGTTCTCGCTGTGTGGACCCTGGTCGGCGTAGTTCTAGCGCGCAGGAGCTTTCGATGGGAGCCGTGA
- a CDS encoding non-heme iron oxygenase ferredoxin subunit, translated as MSDFVRVADLEEIPQGSALKVMVNDKPVAVVNTKEGVFAVSDICSHADVSLAEGDVFDCTIECWLHGSQFDLRTGLPLSPPAVARVDTYEVRLIDVGASTQVEISTEPQPWIAEERPSA; from the coding sequence ATGAGTGACTTTGTTCGGGTGGCCGATCTTGAAGAGATTCCGCAAGGGTCTGCTCTCAAGGTGATGGTCAACGACAAGCCAGTAGCCGTGGTCAATACCAAAGAAGGCGTCTTCGCCGTCTCGGATATCTGCTCTCATGCCGACGTTTCCCTGGCTGAGGGCGATGTCTTTGACTGCACGATCGAATGCTGGCTGCACGGATCGCAATTTGACTTGCGCACCGGCCTGCCCTTGAGCCCCCCGGCAGTTGCCCGGGTCGACACCTATGAAGTACGCCTTATTGATGTGGGTGCCAGCACCCAAGTCGAAATCTCTACCGAACCGCAACCTTGGATAGCCGAAGAAAGGCCCTCAGCATGA
- a CDS encoding metal-sulfur cluster assembly factor, whose amino-acid sequence MNVATEDDVLEAMRDVVDPELGINVVDLGLIYGVSVDDSNTATVNMTLTSAACPLTDVIEDQMRAALTPVVSDFRINWVWMPPWGPDKITDDGRDMLRSLGFNV is encoded by the coding sequence ATGAACGTAGCCACGGAGGACGATGTCCTGGAGGCCATGCGCGATGTCGTGGACCCTGAGCTTGGCATCAATGTCGTTGATCTCGGCCTCATCTACGGCGTGAGCGTGGACGACTCGAATACTGCCACCGTCAACATGACGCTGACCTCGGCAGCCTGTCCGCTTACCGATGTCATCGAGGATCAGATGAGGGCTGCACTGACCCCAGTCGTTTCAGATTTCCGAATCAATTGGGTGTGGATGCCACCGTGGGGCCCAGACAAGATCACCGACGATGGGCGCGACATGCTGCGCTCGCTCGGGTTCAACGTGTGA
- the sufB gene encoding Fe-S cluster assembly protein SufB has translation MSTEQAATIEEIGRYNFGWHDPDSAGTNARRGLSEEVVRDISAKKNEPEWMLEMRLKGLRLFDRKPMPTWGSDLSGIDFNNIKYFVRSTEKQATSWEDLPDDIKNTYDRLGIPEAEKQRLVAGVAAQYESEVVYHKIREDLEEQGVLFLDTDTALREQPEMFREYFGTVIPVGDNKFAALNTAVWSGGSFIYVPKGVHVEIPLQAYFRINTENMGQFERTLMIIDEGAYVHYVEGCTAPIYSSDSLHSAVVEIIVKKGGRCRYTTIQNWSNNVYNLVTKRAVAHEGATMEWVDGNLGSKVTMKYPAVWLMGERAHGETLSIAFAGAGQHQDAGSKMVHAAPNTTSKIVSKSVARGGGRTSYRGLVQINEGCHGSRATVKCDALLVDDESRSDTYPYIDVREDDVSMGHEATVSKISDTQLFYLMSRGMTEDEAMAMIVRGFIEPIARELPMEYALELNRLIEMQMEGAVG, from the coding sequence ATGAGCACAGAACAAGCGGCGACCATTGAAGAAATCGGTCGATATAACTTTGGCTGGCACGACCCGGACTCGGCCGGCACAAACGCGAGGCGCGGCCTGAGCGAAGAGGTTGTTCGCGACATCAGCGCCAAGAAGAACGAGCCTGAGTGGATGCTCGAAATGCGCTTGAAGGGCCTGCGCCTGTTCGACCGTAAGCCAATGCCGACCTGGGGCTCTGACCTCAGCGGTATCGACTTCAACAACATCAAGTACTTCGTGCGCTCCACAGAGAAGCAGGCCACCAGTTGGGAAGACTTGCCCGATGACATCAAGAACACCTATGACCGTCTCGGCATCCCTGAGGCAGAGAAGCAGCGACTGGTGGCTGGTGTAGCTGCGCAATATGAGTCTGAGGTGGTCTATCACAAGATTCGTGAGGATCTTGAGGAGCAGGGTGTGTTGTTCCTGGACACCGACACGGCCCTTCGCGAGCAGCCTGAAATGTTCAGGGAGTATTTCGGCACGGTCATCCCCGTTGGCGATAACAAGTTCGCTGCCCTGAACACTGCGGTGTGGTCTGGCGGATCATTTATCTACGTTCCCAAGGGCGTCCACGTTGAGATTCCTTTGCAGGCCTACTTCCGCATCAACACCGAGAACATGGGCCAATTCGAGCGGACGCTGATGATCATTGACGAAGGTGCTTACGTGCACTACGTCGAGGGCTGCACTGCCCCGATCTATTCGTCTGACTCTCTGCACTCCGCAGTCGTTGAGATCATCGTCAAGAAGGGCGGCCGTTGCCGTTACACGACGATTCAGAACTGGTCCAATAACGTCTACAACCTGGTGACCAAGCGCGCCGTTGCACATGAAGGCGCCACCATGGAGTGGGTTGACGGCAATCTTGGCTCCAAGGTGACGATGAAGTACCCAGCAGTGTGGTTGATGGGCGAACGCGCACATGGCGAGACTTTGTCCATCGCATTTGCTGGCGCTGGCCAGCATCAAGATGCCGGCTCAAAGATGGTGCACGCCGCACCTAACACCACTTCAAAGATTGTCTCGAAATCAGTTGCGCGAGGTGGTGGTCGTACCTCCTACCGCGGACTCGTGCAGATCAATGAAGGCTGCCACGGCTCCCGTGCCACAGTGAAGTGCGATGCGCTCCTGGTTGATGACGAGTCGCGTTCGGATACCTACCCCTATATCGACGTTCGCGAAGATGACGTGTCGATGGGCCATGAGGCCACTGTGTCAAAGATCAGTGACACCCAATTGTTCTATCTGATGTCGCGCGGAATGACCGAGGACGAGGCCATGGCCATGATCGTTCGCGGTTTCATCGAGCCAATCGCCCGTGAACTACCAATGGAGTACGCCTTGGAGCTCAACCGGCTCATAGAAATGCAGATGGAGGGCGCGGTCGGATGA
- a CDS encoding SUF system NifU family Fe-S cluster assembly protein, with the protein MELDSLYQEIILDHYKHPRGRGLLEQPLGSAHHVNPTCGDEITVQVSKNADGGLEIGYEGQGCSISQASASVLTELLTGHSVADSQAARLAFIELMHAQGQSEPDEEVLGDAVAFAGVAKFPARVKCALLAWMALQDAEIKAGLLSEGEG; encoded by the coding sequence ATGGAATTGGATTCCCTGTATCAAGAGATCATTCTTGATCACTACAAGCACCCTCGTGGCAGAGGATTACTTGAGCAGCCTCTTGGCAGTGCGCATCATGTGAACCCAACTTGCGGTGACGAAATCACTGTCCAGGTCTCGAAAAATGCCGATGGCGGACTTGAAATCGGCTACGAGGGCCAGGGCTGCTCTATCTCACAGGCAAGCGCGAGTGTGCTGACTGAATTGCTGACCGGTCATTCTGTCGCCGATAGTCAGGCGGCCCGATTGGCCTTCATCGAGTTGATGCACGCTCAGGGTCAAAGCGAGCCCGATGAAGAAGTTCTGGGCGATGCAGTCGCATTTGCCGGAGTTGCGAAGTTTCCCGCAAGGGTGAAGTGTGCGCTCTTGGCTTGGATGGCTCTTCAAGACGCAGAAATCAAGGCCGGCTTGCTAAGTGAAGGAGAGGGATGA